In Thermococcus sp. M39, the following are encoded in one genomic region:
- a CDS encoding 50S ribosomal protein L1, translating into MAFDRQKIVEAVKEAKARAKPRNFTQTVEVAVNLKDVDLRKPENRFKLEVVLPHGRGKDVKIAVIADGAVAEAAKKLGLDVISGEQLEEIAKSPREARKLAKKYDFFIAAAPLMPKIGRYLGRYLGPRNKMPVVVPPTMTNLEPIVNKLKKTVRIQLKNNPVVHAPVGTEKMSDEELAENIETVLNAIIGKLERGENQVKSVYVKTTMGPAVKVEG; encoded by the coding sequence ATGGCCTTTGACAGGCAAAAAATCGTGGAAGCGGTGAAGGAGGCTAAAGCCCGGGCTAAGCCGCGTAACTTCACACAGACCGTCGAAGTGGCAGTAAACCTCAAGGATGTTGATCTTAGGAAGCCTGAGAATAGGTTTAAGCTTGAGGTTGTTCTGCCGCACGGTAGAGGGAAGGACGTGAAGATCGCGGTCATCGCTGATGGTGCCGTTGCTGAGGCGGCTAAAAAGCTCGGGCTTGATGTTATTAGTGGTGAGCAGCTCGAGGAGATAGCTAAGAGTCCAAGGGAAGCAAGAAAGCTGGCTAAGAAGTACGACTTCTTCATTGCTGCAGCACCATTGATGCCAAAGATTGGTAGATATTTGGGTAGGTACTTAGGTCCAAGAAACAAGATGCCAGTGGTTGTTCCACCAACAATGACAAACTTAGAGCCAATTGTTAACAAGCTCAAGAAGACTGTAAGAATACAACTCAAGAACAATCCAGTCGTTCATGCACCTGTTGGAACTGAAAAGATGAGCGACGAGGAATTGGCAGAGAACATTGAAACAGTCCTCAATGCAATCATTGGTAAGCTTGAGAGAGGAGAGAACCAAGTCAAGTCAGTGTACGTTAAGACAACAATGGGTCCAGCTGTAAAGGTGGAGGGGTGA